A segment of the Parasynechococcus marenigrum WH 8102 genome:
CGGCAACGGAGCTGCGGTGCCACGGGCAGGTCTCGGCTGGCCGCCGTGCCATGGGCCTGAGCGAAGGCGGCCTTGGTGGTGGCGATGTTGCCGCCATGGCCATTGATCACAAACACCCGTTCAAAACCGTGGCGCGCCAACGACAGCACCAGGTCGTGCATCACCGCCAGCAGAGTGGCCGGTTGCAGGCTCATGGTGCCGGCGAAGCCGAGATGGTGTTCAGCCATGCCAAAGGCCTGAGCTGGAGTCACCAGCACCCCAGTGCGACGACCCACCTCCAGCGCCACGGCTTCCGCTGTGAGTGCATCGGTGCCGATGGCACCGGTGGGGCCATGCTGTTCGGTGGATCCGAGGGGAACGATCACTCCTTTGCAGGTCTTGAGGTAATCGTCGACCTCGGGCCAGCTGCGCAGGGCCAGACGGATGGCTTCGGTGCTGTCGAGAGGGCCGCGGAGGCTTGCAGTCATGCTCAGTGGGCGGTGCCGTTGCCGTCGTATTTGTCGGTGTTGTAGTACCCGCCGCGGGTCCCGAAGAACAGGCAGGCCAGAGGGAACAAAACGATGCTGCCCAGCAGCACCGTGCCGAGATTGAAACCTGAGAGGGCCGCGTTCATGACTCATCCACGAATGCATCCAGCTTGGCGAGACCGCCGTGCTGTTGCAGCGTTCAGCCTTGATCTGTCGCGTCCTCGCTGTCTTGCAACGGCAGGTCAAGCCAGCGACGCAGCCATCCCGTGAGCCAGATAAACGGCAAGGTGTCGGCAAGAGCCGCCAGCACCTTGAACAGATAACCGCTGCCGATGAAGGCGACCAGTTGTGGCATCACAGCCTTGTCTGCCTGGATTGGCAGCACGTGGGCGCCGTAGTGACTGATCAGCACCACAGCGCTGGTGTCCACCAACTGGCTGATCAGGGTGGAGCCGTTGTTGCGCAGCCACAGGGCATTGCCGTTGGTGAGGGTTTTCCAGAAATGGAACAGCCGCACATCAACAAACTGTGCTGTCAGATAAGCCACCATCGAGGCGCCCACTGAACCAAAACTGAGCTGTTGGATGGTGCGGAAGGTGCTCTCGTCGCTGCCAGCCAGGGCCGGGAAGAGCCCCCCCAGCCAGAGGATCAGCAGCACCCAGCCGTTGAGCAGCAGCCCCACCCACACCACTTGATTGGCTTTTTGTTCCCCCCAGAGTTCGCTGATCAGATCGGTACACAAAAAGGTGATCGGATACGGAAGCGCACCAACGGCCACAACAATCGGCCAACTGCCAATGCTGCCCAGCTGCAGAAAGCGCGTCAGGCCAAGGATGTTGAGCATCCCAAGCGTTCCCAGGAACAGGCCGGCCAGGACGAGGAACACGCCATCTCGCCGGCTTTGGACTGGGCTTGTCACAGCCTGAGTGCTCTGGATGTCTCAAGGCTGATCGAGTCGTGTCAACCTGTCATCAGGATGGAACCAATTCCGGCACCTTTTTTTGCTCGACCAGCGGAGGTCGTGGGCCCTGAACTAATTGGTTGCCTTCTGGTGAAACGCCAAGAGGACGGCAGCCTGCTTTGGGGCGTGATCGTTGAAACGGAGGCGTATTCCCAGGACGACCCCGCCTGTCATGGTTACCGGAGGCGGACGCCCCAAAATGAAACCCTGTTCGGTGAGCCAGGGCGTTTTTATGTGTATGTGAGCTACGGCATCCACCAGTGCGTGAATGTGGTCACTGACCGATCTAACTGGGCGAATGGGGTGTTGCTCAGGGCTGCAGCTCTGCCTGGTGAGCCTGAGCGGGTTGCGGCAGGCCCTGGTTTGCTGGCCCGGCGCTTTGGGCTCACCCGCAGCAATGACAGTTGGCCGGTGACGGGCGAACATGACTTGTGGCTGGCGCCACGCCTGGCCTCGTTCGACAGCCCGGAGCTTGTGACGACCACGCGCATCGGTATCTCTCAGGGGCAGGACCTGCCACTGCGTTGGTATTTCCGTCTGAGCCGCAGCGTGAGTCGCCGAGCCAAGGGTGATCGCACTCCGAGCCTGTCGCAGGCTTGGTTCCCATCGCCTGAGTTCGGCTGATGAGCGGTTGGCACCATCGCCACATTCTCGATCTGGCGGCCTTCTCCAGGGAGGATTACGCCGCCGTGCTCGATCTGGCTGAGCGGTTTCGTTCCCTGCCTGTCACCGGTGCCCGCAAACTCCCGGCTTTGCAGGGCCGTTTGGTGGCGACCCTGTTCTTCGAGCCCAGCACCCGCACCCGCAGCAGCTTTGAGCTGGCCGCCAAGCGCCTCTCCGCTGATGTGCAGAGTTTTTCGCCCTCCAGCAGCTCTCTGAGTAAAGGGGAAAGCGTGCTGGATACTGCCCGCACCTATGTGGCGATGGGCGCGGATGTGTTGGTGGTCCGTCATCGTTCCACCGGGGTTCCCCAGCAATTGGCGGAGGATCTGGAGTCGGCAGGGGAGCGCACGGTGGTGCTGAACGGCGGTGATGGCCTGCACAGCCATCCCAGCCAGGGATTGCTGGATCTGCACACCCTGGCCCGTCACTTCGCACCGCAGCATCCGATGCCGGAAGCCTTGCAGGGGCGACGGATCGTGATTGTCGGCGACATCCTGCACTCCCGGGTGGCCCGCTCCAATCTCTGGGCCCTCACCGCCTGCGGTGCTGATGTGGTGCTCTGCGGCCCGCCGAGTTTGGTGCCTGACGCCTTCCGTGCGTTCGTGGAGGCTCCGCCGCCAGGGCAGTCTGCGGATCCGGTTCCACAGCGCGGATCGGTGCGGGTGGAGCGGCGTCTGGAGCGTGCCTTGCCCGGCGCGGATGCGGTGATGACGCTGCGTCTGCAGAAGGAACGGATGACACAGCAGCTGCTGACGGGGTTGGAGCGCTACCACCGCGATTTCGGGCTGAGCCATGAGCGGCTCAGCCTGTGCGGCCAGCCAGTGCCGGTGCTTCATCCCGGTCCGGTCAACCGTGGCGTTGAGATGACCGGAGCGCTGCTGGATGATCCGTCGATCTGTCTGGTGGAGGAGCAGGTGCGGAACGGTGTCCCGATCCGCATGGCCTTGCTTTACCTAATGGCTGCGGCTGAATCGGCTGCGGAATCGACCCTGGTATCAATCAGCTCCTGAGGCTGGGGATGTCCCGTTATCTGGTGGGAGTCATAATTCATGTCTGCCTTGATGGCGGCATCAGGCTCGGCGATCGACACGCCTTCGCCGGCTTTCATCGGGAAGTGCGCGTCCACGGCATCGAGGGCCATGTGTTGGCTGGGCATGCCAGTGAGCAGGATGGCCGCCCGTTGCTGGGTCAGTAAGGCGAAGATCCACTTGATTGACAGCGAAATGCGGTTCTCCCAATCAGGGATTAACACCAGGTGCACAAAGGCCCAGAGAATCCAGCCAATGCCATCGGCGAAGTGCAGTCCGCGCAGATCGGCGACAGCACTGGCGCGATCAAGCACGGCCATGCTGCCGAAATCGAAGTAACTGAATGTCGGCCTTGGCCTGTCAGCAACGATGGCGGCGATGTCTTTCCCGATGAAGGTCCCGGCCTGTTTGGCAGGGGCAGCCATGCCGGGGAGGGGTTTGCCGTTGGATGTGTGGCTGTAGCTGCTGAGATCACCGGCGACGCGGATCTCCGGATGATCAGCGATGGAAAAGTCGTGTTGAACGATCACGCGACCGCCGCGGTCGACCTCGCAACCTGTGGCTTCAGCCAGCTTCTTGCCGAGGCTTGACGCACGCACGCCGGCGGTCCAGATGACGGTGGCTGCTTGAAGGCGGACGTCGCCATCGGGTGTTCCGACGATGACTTCACCCGGCCGCATGGTCTGCACACGACCCTTGGGCAGAAACTCGATGCCGTCCGCTTCCAGCGACTTCAGAGCTGCGGACGACAACATCTCTGGCATGGCTCGAAGCACCCGATCACCTGGATCGACCAGCACGATCTGGGTTTTGTTGGGATCGAGCTGTTTGAAGGCGTTGTTGAGGGCCCAGCGCATCAGCTCGGAGACAGCCCCGGCCATTTCACAGCCGCTGGGGCCAGCCCCCACGATCACCACGGTCTGGAGAAACTGGCGAGCTTCCGGGTCTGGTGTCTGCTCCGCCTGTTCCATCGCCATCAACAGGCGTCGGCGGATCTCTTCCGCATGCTCAAGGATCTTCATCGGAGGCGCAAAGGTTCGCCATTCGTCGTGGCCGAAGAAGGTGCTGCCGGATCCTGTGGCCAGGACCAGGTGGTCGTAGCTGTAGGCCTTGCCGTTGAAGACGATCTGCTTGCCTTCGGGGTAGACGTTGGTGACTTCCCCCAGCAGCACTTGAACGTTGTGTTGCTTGCCAACCAGCTCGCGCAGGGGCGTTGCGATGTCTCCACGGGACACCAGACCCGTGGAAACCTGACATAGCAACGGCTGAAACAGGTTGAAGTTGCGCTTATCAATCAGCGTGATGCGCACATCGGCATTGGCCAGAGCCTTGCAGGCATGCACTCCGGCAAAACCGCCGCCGACGATCACCACATGGGGGGCATGGTGAAGACATTCTTCGGGAGGTTCCAGTTCAAGGAAGAAATGGCTGCCTGCCATGGCAACGGGGAGAAGTCTTAGCCGAAGGGTATGGAGTGGATTCCGATTTGCCCGTGCTCAGCGCAGCGTCACATCACAGCAATTTGAACGCTTCAAGAAACAGCCCGTAAAGGAGGCCGATTCGGCTCACGGTTAGCACTTGCTGGAGAAGTGTTGATGGACCAACGATGCGGAGTCGCACGGTGGCTTCCGTGCCGAGAACAACAATCAAGGCTCCGACGGGATCCATTTGACCCAGAACTCCAGCGACGGAGGTGATGGCACTGCCAACCAAGAAACCAAAAAGGGCAGCGATGCAGAGAACCGACAGCCGTCTCCATGGATTACCAGCCCACGTTTCCAGCTGTTGAACGAGACCCCCGAAACTTCGTTGCAGACGGGTCGACTGGGGTTGCACGATCGGTTGCCGTGGGAAAAGGGGCAGGGAAGAACTTCTGGTGATCCCCATCACCCAGCCAGAGCCCTGCCAGACATGGTCTACACCACATTCAGTGGTTGTGCATGTGTCAAGACCTACAGATAGCGGAATTCAAGAAAAACCCGGGAGTTGCCCGGGCCGGGGGATGGGGACTGACGCAGCAAAACCTGTCGATTCCCCTTTGGCAACCCGCTTGCCAGAGGGTCAGCTGGACTCAGCTTTCGCTTTTCTGGACGACTTGCCCTCGAGCAGTTCCAGAAGGGCTTCCATTTGCGCCATCACACCGCGCACTTCTCCGGACTCAGGTAGTAAGCCGTCTTCCATGACGCCCTGATGCATTTCTCTCAGCTCCTGGCGGATGTAGCGCAGGTGACTGACGACCTGCTCACGTTTCGATTGCGACATCGACAACAGGAAATTTCACTCTTCCCTTTTACCCCATGGTGTGTCATGCCGGTGGCGAAGCGGACGATTGCCGGCATTCAGCCCTGCCGCCAGGCTGAGCACGGTGAAGGTGAGCAGCGCATCAGGTCGCGCCAGCACCGCAAGCATCACGACAACACCGAGGATCCAGCACCGACCCATCGGAACCGCAAGAGTGGTATGGAGAATAGGGGATTCGAACCCCTGACCTCTGCGGTGCGATCACAGCGCTCTACCAACTGAGCTAATTCCCCGCGAAGCAACGCTAGCGCTGAGCCACACTTGAATGGTCAGGCCCGATGCAGTGATGACCACCGCTCCAGGATCAGCCACCCCGATCACCCCCGAACGCCTGGCGCAGTTCGATGAGGAGTCGATCGCCGTGTTGGCGAGACGATTGGACGATGACGACTACCCGACGCCATTTGCAGGGTTGTCGGACTGGCATCTGCTCCGGGCCCTGGCCATTCATCGCCCTGAACTCACGGCCCCCTACGTGCATTTGGTCGATCAGGAACCTTTTGATGAGGACTGAGGTCTCCACACCTCTGAAGGGGCGCCGTCTTTTGGTTGCCGTCAGCGGCAGCATCGCTGCTGTGAAAACACCGTTGTTGGTCAGTGCCCTGGTGAAGGCAGGAGCTGAGGTGCGCTGTTTGGTCACGCCCAGTGCGGCAAAGCTGGTCAGTCCGCTTGCTCTGGCGACCCTGAGTCGCCATCGCTGCTACACCGAGAACGTTGAATGGGACTCCTCTTGCAGTCGGCCGCTGCACATTGAGCTGGCGGAGTGGGCGGAACTCGTGCTGCTGGCTCCCCTCAGTGCCACGAGCCTCAGTCGCTGGAGCCAGGGGTCTGCCGATGGCCTTCTCGCCAGCGTCTTACTTGCTTGCGAATGTCCTGTGCTGCCAGCCATCGCCATGAACACGGCGATGTGGAGTCATCCCGCCGTCCAGCGCAACTGGCAGATCGTGCAGACCTTCCCAGGTGTGGTTCCCCTGATGCCCCAGCCAGGTCTCCTGGCCTGCGATCGCCTCGGTGAAGGGCGAATGGCGGATCCGATGCTGATCGAGCTGGCGGCCAGCAGCCTGTTCAGCCGCTGCGATGCCGGGCCCGTTGCAACGCAGGACTGGAGCGGACGCCGACTCCTGGTGTCGGCTGGGCCGACCGTTGAGCCCATCGATCAGGCACGTCTGATCACCAACCGCAGCAGTGGTGCCATGGGCGTGTTGCTGGCCCAAGCTGCGCGTTTGCGAGGGGCAGAGGTGGTGTTGGTCCACGGCCCTCTGCAGGTGCCGGAGCCCTGGTTGGAATCCCTTCACTGCCATCCGGTCAGCAGCGCTGCGGAGATGCAGGCGGTGCTGGAGCAGCAGCAGCCCGGTGTGGATGCGATCGCTATGGCGGCAGCGATCGCAGATCTCCGCCGCGATGCAACCGCCAACGGCTCTGCAGATGGAAAGGTATCCAAGGCGAACCTGGCGGTTCAGCTCACCGATGGTTGGGAGTTAGTGCCCGATCTGTTGCAGGGTTTGGCTGCCCGGCGTCCAGCCGGGCAATTGATCCTTGGTTTTGCTGCCTTGACCGGTGATGACAACGTCTTGCGCCGTATCGGAGAGGAGAAGCGACTTCGTAAGGGATGTGATCTGTTGCTGGTCAATCCCATTGACCGGCCGGGCCAGGGATTTTCCATGCCCTACAACGGCGGCTGGCTGTTGGGGGATGGATGGACCAAGCAGCTTCCGGTGACCGGAAAGTTGCAGCTGGCCCATCAGCTGCTGGATACTCTTCTTGACGTCAGCCAGCAAGT
Coding sequences within it:
- the isiD gene encoding protein IsiD, which gives rise to MTTAPGSATPITPERLAQFDEESIAVLARRLDDDDYPTPFAGLSDWHLLRALAIHRPELTAPYVHLVDQEPFDED
- a CDS encoding DNA-3-methyladenine glycosylase, yielding MEPIPAPFFARPAEVVGPELIGCLLVKRQEDGSLLWGVIVETEAYSQDDPACHGYRRRTPQNETLFGEPGRFYVYVSYGIHQCVNVVTDRSNWANGVLLRAAALPGEPERVAAGPGLLARRFGLTRSNDSWPVTGEHDLWLAPRLASFDSPELVTTTRIGISQGQDLPLRWYFRLSRSVSRRAKGDRTPSLSQAWFPSPEFG
- a CDS encoding aspartate carbamoyltransferase catalytic subunit yields the protein MSGWHHRHILDLAAFSREDYAAVLDLAERFRSLPVTGARKLPALQGRLVATLFFEPSTRTRSSFELAAKRLSADVQSFSPSSSSLSKGESVLDTARTYVAMGADVLVVRHRSTGVPQQLAEDLESAGERTVVLNGGDGLHSHPSQGLLDLHTLARHFAPQHPMPEALQGRRIVIVGDILHSRVARSNLWALTACGADVVLCGPPSLVPDAFRAFVEAPPPGQSADPVPQRGSVRVERRLERALPGADAVMTLRLQKERMTQQLLTGLERYHRDFGLSHERLSLCGQPVPVLHPGPVNRGVEMTGALLDDPSICLVEEQVRNGVPIRMALLYLMAAAESAAESTLVSISS
- a CDS encoding creatininase family protein translates to MTASLRGPLDSTEAIRLALRSWPEVDDYLKTCKGVIVPLGSTEQHGPTGAIGTDALTAEAVALEVGRRTGVLVTPAQAFGMAEHHLGFAGTMSLQPATLLAVMHDLVLSLARHGFERVFVINGHGGNIATTKAAFAQAHGTAASRDLPVAPQLRCRLANWFMAGPVMRQARDLYGNKEGHHATPSEIAVTLQVEPSLQTKQRPLPDPAPAGPIHSPEDFRRRHPDGRMGSHPSLATAEHGAALLETAATALSEDLRSFLSET
- a CDS encoding queuosine precursor transporter, producing the protein MTSPVQSRRDGVFLVLAGLFLGTLGMLNILGLTRFLQLGSIGSWPIVVAVGALPYPITFLCTDLISELWGEQKANQVVWVGLLLNGWVLLILWLGGLFPALAGSDESTFRTIQQLSFGSVGASMVAYLTAQFVDVRLFHFWKTLTNGNALWLRNNGSTLISQLVDTSAVVLISHYGAHVLPIQADKAVMPQLVAFIGSGYLFKVLAALADTLPFIWLTGWLRRWLDLPLQDSEDATDQG
- a CDS encoding DUF565 domain-containing protein produces the protein MGITRSSSLPLFPRQPIVQPQSTRLQRSFGGLVQQLETWAGNPWRRLSVLCIAALFGFLVGSAITSVAGVLGQMDPVGALIVVLGTEATVRLRIVGPSTLLQQVLTVSRIGLLYGLFLEAFKLL
- a CDS encoding NAD(P)/FAD-dependent oxidoreductase; translation: MAGSHFFLELEPPEECLHHAPHVVIVGGGFAGVHACKALANADVRITLIDKRNFNLFQPLLCQVSTGLVSRGDIATPLRELVGKQHNVQVLLGEVTNVYPEGKQIVFNGKAYSYDHLVLATGSGSTFFGHDEWRTFAPPMKILEHAEEIRRRLLMAMEQAEQTPDPEARQFLQTVVIVGAGPSGCEMAGAVSELMRWALNNAFKQLDPNKTQIVLVDPGDRVLRAMPEMLSSAALKSLEADGIEFLPKGRVQTMRPGEVIVGTPDGDVRLQAATVIWTAGVRASSLGKKLAEATGCEVDRGGRVIVQHDFSIADHPEIRVAGDLSSYSHTSNGKPLPGMAAPAKQAGTFIGKDIAAIVADRPRPTFSYFDFGSMAVLDRASAVADLRGLHFADGIGWILWAFVHLVLIPDWENRISLSIKWIFALLTQQRAAILLTGMPSQHMALDAVDAHFPMKAGEGVSIAEPDAAIKADMNYDSHQITGHPQPQELIDTRVDSAADSAAAIR
- the coaBC gene encoding bifunctional phosphopantothenoylcysteine decarboxylase/phosphopantothenate--cysteine ligase CoaBC — protein: MRTEVSTPLKGRRLLVAVSGSIAAVKTPLLVSALVKAGAEVRCLVTPSAAKLVSPLALATLSRHRCYTENVEWDSSCSRPLHIELAEWAELVLLAPLSATSLSRWSQGSADGLLASVLLACECPVLPAIAMNTAMWSHPAVQRNWQIVQTFPGVVPLMPQPGLLACDRLGEGRMADPMLIELAASSLFSRCDAGPVATQDWSGRRLLVSAGPTVEPIDQARLITNRSSGAMGVLLAQAARLRGAEVVLVHGPLQVPEPWLESLHCHPVSSAAEMQAVLEQQQPGVDAIAMAAAIADLRRDATANGSADGKVSKANLAVQLTDGWELVPDLLQGLAARRPAGQLILGFAALTGDDNVLRRIGEEKRLRKGCDLLLVNPIDRPGQGFSMPYNGGWLLGDGWTKQLPVTGKLQLAHQLLDTLLDVSQQVPSSPVPAGQ